GATGATAGAGTTAGACCTCGTGAAGAAGAACATAAGAGCCCCTCTCTTCATGATCATAATTCTCCACCGCAAAGGGTAGATTTTTCCTACTGTTTTCCAATTTATTCCATCTATATTGAATCTTTATTGTAAATTTCTATCTTCCTTTTTTAGTTTTGGTGAATTTGATCATCAGTCTTCCctgtttttagggtttaggggttatCCGATCCTTCATAACATAGAAGTATCGAGTCTGTTTGTGAAAAGATTAGTGTTTTAATATGATAATGGTGTTGCAGGATGGAGATTATGCCGAGATTGCAGAGGAAGAGCAGCTATGGAGGCGAGGCATTGTCTCATCAAGAACACCACAAGATACTGGAGATGATCTTTTGAGACGTAATGCATCCTTAACATCAAGCCCTATTGCCAAAAGAGTCAACTTTTCTCCAATGCCAAGCCCTAGAATCGGCCAACGTGGTGCTTCCCTCAGTCCTTGTTCGTCCTCTTCAAGAAACAGACCTAACAATAGcctgaagaatctgatcccaaaGTTGACCTTCAAAAACAAGAACAGCAATAACAGTAACATGGATATCGAGAAAGCTGCGGATTTGTCCTTTGGTGCGTCTCCTCCTTCTTCAGGAAACGGCAGGGGCAGGTCTACATGGACTCTCGGTAATATTTTAACTCCAAGGTTGAAGAAAACTGAGTCCTTGCCTGTAACCCCTATAGCTCACTCGAATCCTGGGTCCACACATGGGAGATATGTGGTTGATCAGGTTGCTTCCATGGTGAGTAACTTCAATAATTGTCGATCCATGTGAAATTATACTGTGGTTTGCGCTGTTATCTCTTTGGAAATAGACGTTTTCTTGTCTCGCACGTCGTCTTGGTCTCATTAGAATATGTTTTGAGTATTTCATTTTACTTGTAAGACAAGTTTAACTGATCAGGCTAGCTTCTGCTTTACTTTATTGTTGGTTTGACCAGAATTTAGTTTAAATGCTTTGTCTCAACAGAAAAAAGGGCCTCCACTGCATATTCACCGATCACGCTCAGTTCCAGCATTCAACAAAGATGGAAGTCTAAGGCAATCAGGTGTTTTCCGGGTTATTCCTACTCCCGACATGACGCCAACCAGaaatattaataaacttaaCGGTTAGAGCATTTGTACTTTTCTTTCATTTGATGTTTCGAACTaaccaatgttcaagaaataaCTATGCGGTAACTAGTGTTTTATATAGGACTAGTGCCTTATTCGGGACTTCTAGAGACGTTAACgaattatatatcttatatttatattacatattttaatttttttttttgttattaactaGAAAGCTGCTTggataaaatataaagaattcgatatattacaaaagaaatcAAACAAACTTGTGAACTTACACTAAGAAACAAAATTGGAGAAAAATATCATAGTTTGTTTATAGACAAACTGATGGTGATGGCGATACAACTATATTGGGCATAATTCACTTTTTTACTTGATTTATTCGGTATTGACCCATTTAATTcgatttaaaccaatttagaCCAATTTGAACcgatttaaaatgatttaaaccGAACTGCTGTTCAATAAATCAGatgttttgaaaaataatttctcAGCGATTTGCTGCGTAGACCGCTTTTAAAGCCAACAGACATGAAAGCTTGAGATATTTTTGTTCTATCTGTAACCAACCAGGTGCCTTATAATAGTGAAATGTTTCAGACACGAATGTTGATGGAGGAGAAGATGTTCCTGAGGAAGAAGCCGTGTGCAGAATCTGTTTGGTAGAATTGGGAGAAGATTCAGAAGCCTTCAAAATGGAATGTATGTGTAGAGGTGAATTAGCTCTAGCACACAAAGAATGTACAATCAAATGGTTCACCATTAAAGGAAACAGAACATGTGACGTGTGCAAGCAAGAGGTTCAGAACCTCCCTGTCACCCTTCTCCGCATGCAGGATTCTCATTTTAATCTTGGAGCTACCGAGGCTACTCTCTTCAGGCAAGTCAAATCCAAACAAATACCACATTCGATGTTTATGGATGTTATTTGACCAGTAACTATCGTCCTTCTTTTCCAGGGTATGGCAGGATGTTCCAATTCTTGTCATTGTAAGCATGCTTGCGTACTTTTGTTTCCTCCAGCAGCTTCTGGTAATTAATATTTAGTGAAAATTTTGTATTAGTACGCTTCTCTCTGTACCAAGATTTAGCCACATCTCCTTGTCCTAATATCATTTACAGCTAACCAAAATGAAATCAGGCGCCATTGCAATATCTTTACCGTTCTCTTGTGTTTTTGGTCTTCTTGCCTCGATGACGTCAACTACAATGGGTAAGAGTTAGTGAATAGTTTGACATAAAAATCACTTATTATCAGTATAATTGATCTTGGTCATTAATGTGCAGTGAAGAAGCAATATGTATGGATTTACGGCACAATTCAGTTTGGCCTTGTAGTTTTTTTCTCTCACATTTTCTTCTCATTGGTgagtcttttttttatcaagataGTCTGCTTCTTGTTGTATCTTCCTAATTTATGTTTGGTTTTACTTGTGCAGGTTCACATGCAGCCGGTTTTGTCTATTCTCTTAGCCACAGTGGTTGGTTTCGGACTCACCATGAGCGGCGCAACGGGTATAGTCGAGTTTTCAAAATGGAGGAGACGCCGGAGGACAGCTGAACTTCCAAGCAGTAGTCAGGCTGATCCACCACCAGTTCAGAGTATCTCTGAATCATGAAACTGAAGCTATAGGTCTGGAGCAGTTTATGGTAACCAAATCAGATTATTTCGGTCGAGTTTTCTGGACATCTGGATGGTGCTCCATCTATTTAGAGACGTGAGAAGAGATTGGTCATTTGGGTGGTCTCTTTTGTGTGTGAATATGTGAGTGTATATCAGCTGGTGTGTTCTAAAAGTCTGTTTTTGATACTTtcttgtacaaaaaaaaaaaaaaatacaaaggaaGTGTTTTGGCTTGTATAAATTTTGTATCATTTGGGACAGTAATCTCTGGCAAGTATAATACTTGAAACAAACCTttggataatatttttaatctgctaaataatattttacacgTTCATGAAAgatgaattttatattttttataatttaaggaGAATTGGAAAAAATAGACActttcaatttttgtttgtcTAAATAGGACTTTtgatagttttagtcattttggATAGGTTTTATCCTTATGTAAtggaaaaaatagtaaactaagttttaaaaatataaaaaaatatgtaagttATTGGAAACATTAGTatgactatttatatatttaaattttgtttttaaaaatagtagaatcatgttttattttatgttctaGCACGGATATAATATTCATTCTAGCCATCTACTTAGTCTAGAAATAGGATAGTAAGTATTACACA
This region of Brassica napus cultivar Da-Ae chromosome C5, Da-Ae, whole genome shotgun sequence genomic DNA includes:
- the LOC106454274 gene encoding probable E3 ubiquitin-protein ligase MARCHF10, which gives rise to MDDRVRPREEEHKSPSLHDHNSPPQRDGDYAEIAEEEQLWRRGIVSSRTPQDTGDDLLRRNASLTSSPIAKRVNFSPMPSPRIGQRGASLSPCSSSSRNRPNNSLKNLIPKLTFKNKNSNNSNMDIEKAADLSFGASPPSSGNGRGRSTWTLGNILTPRLKKTESLPVTPIAHSNPGSTHGRYVVDQVASMKKGPPLHIHRSRSVPAFNKDGSLRQSGVFRVIPTPDMTPTRNINKLNDTNVDGGEDVPEEEAVCRICLVELGEDSEAFKMECMCRGELALAHKECTIKWFTIKGNRTCDVCKQEVQNLPVTLLRMQDSHFNLGATEATLFRQVKSKQIPHSMVWQDVPILVIVSMLAYFCFLQQLLLTKMKSGAIAISLPFSCVFGLLASMTSTTMVKKQYVWIYGTIQFGLVVFFSHIFFSLVHMQPVLSILLATVVGFGLTMSGATGIVEFSKWRRRRRTAELPSSSQADPPPVQSISES